The Xanthocytophaga agilis genome window below encodes:
- a CDS encoding TIGR03915 family putative DNA repair protein yields MVHFVYDGSFEGLLTAVFDVYEDKAQRAQLFSVKNYQPDAFAERRDVLTDSVKANRVWKGLFRKLSPQGLLNVYSVYLSERDDRETLLLAFFRRVFAESVSIEDDFSSPLIVQISQISRQIHREKHRFEAFVRFIHLKGDVYFASIEPDFNILPLIGPHFTERYADQRWIIYDTRRQYGLYYDLKQVQEVYFEEVPDSSVLDLSSDQIEEGEELMQKLWQVYFQSVNIVERKNMKLHRKHLPIRYWKYLIEKQI; encoded by the coding sequence ATGGTACATTTTGTTTATGATGGTTCGTTCGAGGGACTGCTTACGGCTGTATTTGACGTATATGAGGATAAAGCACAGAGAGCACAACTATTTTCCGTAAAAAACTATCAGCCTGATGCTTTTGCCGAACGGAGAGACGTACTTACTGACTCAGTAAAAGCCAATCGTGTTTGGAAAGGTCTTTTCCGAAAATTATCTCCACAGGGTTTGCTGAATGTCTATTCTGTGTATTTATCTGAAAGGGATGATCGTGAAACTCTTTTGCTAGCCTTCTTTCGTCGTGTATTTGCAGAAAGCGTTTCGATTGAAGACGACTTTAGTTCTCCACTCATCGTGCAGATCTCTCAGATTAGCCGGCAAATACATCGGGAGAAGCACCGCTTTGAAGCATTTGTGCGTTTCATTCATCTTAAAGGGGATGTCTACTTTGCCTCTATTGAACCAGATTTTAATATACTACCTTTAATTGGACCTCATTTTACAGAACGTTATGCTGATCAACGATGGATCATCTATGATACCCGAAGGCAGTATGGTTTATATTATGATCTGAAACAGGTGCAGGAAGTATATTTTGAGGAAGTTCCTGATAGTTCTGTATTAGATTTATCTTCAGATCAAATAGAAGAAGGAGAAGAATTGATGCAAAAGCTCTGGCAAGTGTATTTCCAAAGCGTCAATATAGTAGAACGTAAAAATATGAAACTACATCGCAAGCACTTACCTATACGCTACTGGAAGTATCTGATTGAGAAACAGATTTGA
- a CDS encoding putative DNA modification/repair radical SAM protein — translation MSEKILKKLQILADSAKYDVSCSSSGSKRKNTQRGLGNTNGMGICHSFTEDGRCVSLLKILLTNHCIYDCAYCVSRRSNDVQRVAFTVEEVVSLTMHFYRRNYIEGLFLSSGIFKNSDYTMERLVRIAKTLRTEHKFNGYIHLKTIPGASDELVREAGLYADRLSVNVELPTEQSLVKLAPEKNTADIVKPMSFIRHTIEENRQEIQLYKHAPAFVPAGQSTQMIIGASPESDWQIMQQADSLYKNFHLKRVYYSAYVPVQQDQRLPDLHSLPPVQRENRLYQTDWLLRFYGFSVNEIFNPSAPNLETDVDPKLAWALRNLHLFPVDINRADYEMILRIPGLGVKSAKKIVAGRKFHHLTLDHLRQFGVALNRARYFLICIGWNGYRRDWNATEIKRQIIAGNAQSTQLSLF, via the coding sequence ATGTCTGAAAAAATACTGAAGAAACTACAGATACTGGCAGATTCTGCCAAGTATGATGTCTCCTGTTCATCGAGCGGCAGCAAGCGTAAGAATACACAGAGAGGGCTTGGCAATACCAATGGAATGGGCATATGCCATTCTTTTACAGAAGATGGACGTTGTGTCTCCCTACTAAAAATACTACTCACCAACCATTGTATCTATGATTGTGCCTACTGTGTTTCGCGACGCAGTAATGATGTACAGCGGGTTGCTTTCACGGTCGAAGAAGTTGTTTCCCTGACCATGCACTTCTATCGTCGTAATTATATTGAGGGTCTTTTTCTGAGCTCCGGTATTTTTAAAAATTCGGATTATACCATGGAACGGTTGGTAAGGATTGCCAAAACACTACGTACCGAGCACAAATTCAATGGCTACATCCATCTGAAAACCATTCCGGGTGCCAGTGATGAACTGGTACGCGAAGCTGGTTTGTATGCAGATCGCCTTAGTGTAAATGTTGAGTTACCTACCGAACAGAGTTTGGTCAAGCTGGCTCCTGAGAAAAATACCGCTGATATAGTAAAACCCATGTCGTTTATCCGGCATACCATAGAAGAAAATCGCCAGGAGATACAACTCTACAAACATGCGCCAGCTTTTGTCCCAGCCGGGCAAAGTACCCAGATGATTATAGGGGCTAGTCCGGAGTCAGACTGGCAGATTATGCAACAGGCAGATTCGCTCTATAAGAACTTTCATCTCAAACGGGTATATTATTCAGCGTATGTACCCGTACAGCAGGATCAGCGATTACCTGACTTGCATTCCCTACCACCCGTGCAGCGGGAAAATCGTCTGTATCAGACAGATTGGCTATTGCGATTTTATGGATTCTCTGTCAATGAGATTTTCAACCCATCTGCTCCTAATCTGGAAACAGACGTTGATCCAAAACTCGCATGGGCTTTGCGTAACCTGCATCTGTTTCCAGTTGATATTAACCGGGCTGACTATGAGATGATTCTGCGTATTCCAGGACTTGGCGTTAAATCAGCTAAAAAGATTGTGGCAGGTCGGAAGTTTCATCACCTGACTTTAGATCATTTGCGTCAGTTTGGTGTTGCCTTAAACCGAGCCCGCTATTTTCTGATTTGTATCGGTTGGAACGGATATCGACGCGATTGGAATGCTACTGAAATCAAACGACAGATCATAGCAGGCAACGCACAATCTACTCAGTTATCCTTATTTTAA